Genomic window (Takifugu rubripes chromosome 1, fTakRub1.2, whole genome shotgun sequence):
TGTACGTGTTCTGACACCACGTATGTGCTGGATTTCGTTTGATCCTAAACCTTTCAAACGAGCTTCAGGAGAGGTGACATGAATAAAAGGGCTTTGTCCAGTTTCCAGGATTATTTTCCACAGTTCCACCAGTTCAGCAGATCAAAATGGCTGCAGAGGGACTAAACACAATCATTTGTGGACCAGAGGAAGCCTTTTCAGTGACCTTCTGTAGCATTTATTCTTTTAATAGAATACTTTCAGGATATGTTGCATATCAGGAAACGAGCCAACACAAAGTGCCCTGCAAACGTGCAGATTTAACAGAATTTCACAgcaaaattcacatttttcacGTGGCAACTGTCGTTTTTTTTCAATAACTTCTGTATTATTTTGGTCTTCGGCAGCACCTGGACGTGCAGCGAGCCCTGTAATCAAACGGCCCTCGTTATCTCTCTGGGATTTCAACCATCTGCTCTACGCGAGATAAAAAGATGCCTGCACGAGACGTTGAGGATCCTTTACAACGTAGGTTGCCGTCAGTGATCATAGCGTCCGTTTGGTGTCAGATAGCAAAGCTGCGGTCATTCTTTTTCCGACTATCTCATACCATAATAGTCAATGTGTCAGATAAGACAGCAGCAGTTGGACAGTCAGTGTCAAAGACAGGTCAGATGGTGTCAAATCAAGAGCTAtaccttaaaataaaaataaatatttaaccaGTGATGGAATgaaactaagcaaaggacaaccATTTAACGATGGCAATTTTTACATAAAAGTCACATGTTGAAGGAAGTTTACAGTCACACAATgtaaaaagagcagaaaaaaaacaaaacagcagaaagtgGAACTTTACCACCCGCTCACCCGGCCCAGGTGGGTGTTGGCTCACCTGCTGCCGCCCTGCATGAAGACCCTGAACGACGGTGTGGACCACGACGACTCCCAGCTCGTGCACAGGATGTAGACGCACAGCAGGAAGCTCACGGTCAGCGAGGCCAACACCAGCCTCCTCTGCAGCGCCATGCCCGCTAAGGTGCCCTCCACCAGCTGGCTCGCCGTGCCCTTCGGTTTGCCTGCAGGAACATGGAGGAGGCGGGTGAGGATGCCGCCACCCACCCCCCTTCAACAGGTTTTGTGTTGATTTCCTGGGGGCGGGGGGAGTGGGGAATGTGGGGATTTAATTAGCCCACAACAGAATCTGGGCTCCTCTCAGCACCACCACAGAGGGAGGAGCCACGGAGAGTTTGACCAAGGAAACTTTCAAAATAATCCCATTTTAATGACACTCAGTCCTCCTCTTACTCACGTTCCGGCCTCCACATCTACCTTCTGCTCTCACCGCTTCCTGCAACcatctccccccccaccacaaagTCAGAGAAGGTTCAGATTAAACTGCCAGGATAGAAAGCACAAAAACTCTCCTTTGGTTTAACTTCTGAGGTGAATTTCAGTCATTTCTCTGCCAGAATTTACAGGAATCGCTCCGACCTCTCTCTTCTGCCTCAGTCGTAATTAAGAGAAGGAAAGAGTTGAAACAGCTTGAAGTGAACAGCAGAAGTGAAGATGTGGGCTGACAatggacaaaaacaggaagccGAAATGCGTTGAAGTGGCTGAATCTTCAGCAagtgctcctgagaggaacctCGGAGCTGTAACCTCCTTCACACCCCTGTGGACACCAGGCCCACGGAGCCACCCAGGGCTCTGACCTCCTCTGAAGTGACGGAAAGAATTCACCTCAGTGATCCTGTAATAAAGGCCCCCCCGGTCAGCCTCTACTAACACAGAAGTGAGGAGACGTTCTGACTATGAATCACAGGGTGAGGAAGCACGAGTGTCTTCACGTCTGCTGTAACGGAAACATTTCTGCGATTCAAAAAGGAAACGCTGTCTCACCAGGAGAGGAAGTAGACCCAAGACTcccgtcccccgtcccctcATGATGGTGAGCATGTGGACATGTTCCTCTCGGGTCCCTGCGCTCATCTGAGCGTGGAGCCGTTGCACACCAGCCTCTGAGCGCTGCCTGGGCGGAGCCACAGACAAATGAGCAACAGCTGCTGGCAATTGGTCAACCCCCCTTCAACtacagggagagagacagaggatgggggggacagggaggggagaaggTGGGGGTAGAGaaagggggaaggagagagagggaggggtagAAAGGGCAAGGGAGAGATAtgtagagagacagagagagagagggagagagagactcaaagacaaaaataagaTCCTGTTTTTAGATGGTCAGGTTGCCAGGCCAGTAGGTCACCTGCATGTTTAAATTTACAGATAAAGTTTTAATAAAGTTTCCTTTCATGTCTCTGCCTGCTTTAATATTTCAATTTATTACAAAATAACAGAGCTGCTGCGCCAGAATATGACTAACTGGGACATTGAATTAGCTCATTTATCCAGCCTCGGCGGGTGCGGTCTTAAGCCAGTccagaggccacgcccacctaaTTTTGTAACTGGTCAAACTGGGTGTTGCTGATCGCAGGAAGAAAATGTGTAATTTAAACACGTATTGGACAAAGTGAATGACAAACCAAATGATGGAGTTATTAATTTCAgtaataaaattaaaacaacacaCTGAATTCAAGGATACGTTTGATCATGTGACATTAGCCACGCCCACTTCCACCTAACCTCTTTGAACTGTCGCTGGGACATTTCTCCAATGGGGATGAAAGTGTTTAAAGCTTGAATTGAAATTGGAatcaaagatgaaaaagaaaaatgaaaaaaaatgacaaaaaggcCTCTGAAAAATAAAGCCTGAATTTAAAGCGCGTCATTTTGAGTCAAGTCTGGCACGACGGCGGACGGGAGACATTTCTGTTCGGTTTCCACTAACGGGAGTGAAAAATCCAGGGAATCTGAGCAGGGGGGCTTTTGGCTGGAAGTGACTTTActggagggtgaggaggagggaaaactgGGAGGGGGTGAGAAGAAGTGGGTCAGATGTGGACATAATTCCAGATGTAAAGACTCAAATATCCCAGAGGTGGTTTTGGCCTCCGCTCAGTCAGCAATGAAGGAGGAACGGCGCCACAATTATGGTGGAAGCAACATTTCTACATAGTTGGAGTGAAGGAACAGCCTGAACATCAAGCACACGCTGCCTGGAACTAAGACGTTCCTTACACTCCATTATTAAATAACAACGCAATCAGAGTTTAACAGAGGACCAAAATCATGAATAAAGATCCTTACTTATGTCACGTTTACGGTTCAAATCTCTGTCGCCTTAAAATCACTGCAGACTTCAAACCAGATGTTTTAGATTCCACAGGGAAGGAGAGTGGACTGATCCGAAACCAGCAGTGATGGTCTGAAACAGCGAGGGATGATgggaatttgtgtgtgtgtgtgtgtgagggggggcggtacataaacaaacaaatgtgtgtttatctgcAGTGAACAGAGGCGAAGGGCACAGCTGAGTTTTCCCAACAGTCGGCTTTTTATTCTCCCATCAGATCAGTCATCAGTCATAGCGTCAGCAAGAAAAACTGGACcaaaacacagtgtgtgtgtgtgggtgtgtgtgagctggaACTCACACCAACACAAACAGTGGAAAAGGCACATCTGGTGTTTGTGTGACACCAGCAGAGTCATGTGGGGTCAGACTGGGAGGACTGGCGGCACACAAAGGCCAAGCTTACTGGCACTTGTGGGACGGGCATGCGAGAGGAATGCCAGCTCACGGCattaacgccccccccccccccccctcagcagcGGGGCGCTCGTCGTGAGCGTGAAGGTCTTCCTGTCGGCaccttccttcttccttccaAGCTtgtttatttctacatttctttATAAATGGGGACATTTCTCCCACTCCCATCGGGCTTTTGTCAAAAATTCGACACTTTGGCGTAACTTCTGACTCTCGCGGAGCCTCTAATGGATCgacacctccacccccccgaaGTAAAGCTCCCGCTTAATTATGAGTGAAGCCCAATTCAGAGTAAAATAACCAAAGAACCAAGTACATTTATTGAGAGAGAAAGTTAGGTTTTAGCAGCAAAGGTGACCTTGACAGTGCAGCTGGGACAGAAGCGCCAACCAACTCTAGTTTAACCACCTAAACGTGACGTGAAGTCTCACCGTCTCCTCACAAAGGAGTCAAAAGTTCAGCCCTTCTGGAAAACTGATGACAAACGGAGCATGCTAAAGTACTAAactgggaaaaataaataaataacaacccCCTCCCCGATAAATACGAAGCGATGGCAGCATCTGAATAAAAGGCTTCGCTTCCAGGTTTAAAGTTTCGGCTGCTCCGGCCCCTCCACACCTCACCGACTCGGGCTGCCTACCTGAAATCTTAACCCACAAAGACTTCCTGTGTCcgtggggtgaggggggggggcagacttcAGCATTGTTTTAAACACAAAGAACCAAGAACATTTGTTTAAATCATCATAAAGCCCGTTCAGGAGCCTCCATACTTCATTTGAGCGTCCGTGTCCTCACAGTGAAAACAGGGTTTGGGCCTGTCACATGTCTGCTGAACCCTCCTCCCGCCTGCTCTGTCCCAGCTCTACCTTCCTAATCCTGGAAACATTTTCTTGTACATTCTTTCTCCGGCCCGAcgccgcctccctccctccctccctccctccctcctcacgCTCGCCAACGTTCAAAGCTGCACCGTCCATCTTTGACCTCAGACGTCCGGTGTCTCGTCTCTCACTTCTTCCTTCGGGTTCCACATTCAGACTCGTTCAAACAACATCCTTCAACCATTTAACTGTCCAGAGCTGCTCACAGAGccgggggtggtggtggtggtgggggggggggcactaacGTCACGGCTCAAACAGTTAACATAACCATGAGTAGTGGTCCGCTGGGTCTGTTCTGGCCCGGCCCCTCCCAATGACTGGCTTCAGACACATCTGGAAGTGTTCTGTGGCAGCTCTGTAGGGAACATGGAGGCATTCCTCCTCTCAGGCGGTGCAGacggggcaggaggggggggggcacaggagctacagcagctcTTCTCTAGATCAGCGGAGCGTCCTTCGTACCCCACCGCCGCTTCGCGTCATTCAAACGAGGTAGGGCAAAGTTCAGTCGCTTTCTTCAGCAGGTTCAGTCTTGCCTCgggggttaggggtgaggggggggggggtcccgtCAGATTCCTGTCAGccccttctgcagcagctgcttcctctgctcctcccacAGGGCCTCCAGGTGCTCCGCTCTCTTCAGCGCCGCCTATCAGAGGGCAGAAACACGTTTACACCTGTCGGCCCGCTCGGCAGAGACGGGCCAGGAAGAGCGGCGGGCGTCTCACCTCGTGCTGCCTCCGCAGATTACTGACCACTTCCTCCTTCTTCAAGATGGCCACCTTGACTCTAGCCGAGCAGACAAGAGGCAGGGAGTCAATGGGATTCATTCCTAAAAGGATCCAGCATCTTGACCGTGCAGATTTCAGCGATTTTAAAAATTGTCATCCACAAATACAACAGATGgcgttttctcctcctcctattGTTGCTTGACCTTTTTTTAGTGACGTTTAAAGACAAGCAGCTACAACACGTCTGTGGCGTCTTCAGCTCCTTGGCCGGTTTCTCAGTGTGAAAACGGTAAATCTGCTGCCTGATCTTCGATGACAGCTGCTAGTTTAATAACTGACAGTTAAAGTTAAGCCGTGGGCTTGTTATAGCAACCATTTCACCTCATGCCTTTGGATCTTTGCATGTTTTATCACGTTTTATCTATTCAAAGATTGAATAGACATAAAGATACAgtgtcacccccccacacacacacacaccatctggaAGTCCGTCTCTCACCGTTGGTGGACTTCagccagctcctcttccttctctttggtGATTCTCTCCACCTCCAGTCGCAGCCTCGCTCGAACTTCTGACACCTCCACCTTCATCCTGCGATTCTCCTCATCCGTTCTCACCAACTGGTCGGCAAACTCCTGCCGTACGACCTCGGCCAGGCTGCggcgctcctccagcagcttgtcCCTTTCCTTAGAGTTCAAATCattgcttttctcttttttcaagACCGTGTTTCTCCAAGTTAATGTGTTCTTCTTCTTACCTGGGTGGTATCTTTagtctcctcctctttctgcctcAGCACCGCCTGCAGTCTGataagctccgcctccatctccacctgttgcctcctcagctcctgtTGCTTCTCCACAGCGGCTCTCTCCGACTCTTCCAACTCCCTCAGCTCAGCTGCGTATTTGTCCCTGACACGTTTCACCCTGACAACAAcgtgtggaggctgcagattAGTCTTTTGGAGTTATTAACAACAAATTCAAACAGAAAGGCTCCCCTAAAATCTCAATTCTGAGTTGACTTCAACATTTGCGTCTCATAAATTCGTATTTTCTTTTCCAGACCTGTGAcgacatcattttaaaaagggcTCAGCGCATCTGTGTGTTCGTGCGCACGGACACACACCTGTTGTCGGCTGCCCTCTCACACTCCGCTTTGTCTTTGctggtctcctcctccagggtaAAGATGGCGAGCTCGATCTCTTTGTCCCGTTGGCGCCGCAGATCTTCTTTCAGCTCGCGCTCGCGGGTCAGCAGCCACACTTCCTGCGGACGCACGCGCACAACTGGACTAATGAAACGCTGCTTTGTTAAACGATGAATCTAGAAAATGTTTAACGGAAAAGGGTAATCATTAATCTTAAATCCTTTCATCTCCAGCCCAGAGAATCAGGTCCGCATCATTCGTTTTCAGCTGGTTAACATTTCCTGTGAAGCTGGTTCCTTTTTGGATCACTGATCAGCATCTCCACCCACGGGTGCCTCTCCCTCCAGAGCTGGACATCTGCCAGCCTCTTACTTTGCCACACATAATGGAAGGAAACATTTCCTCCTGACATTTGTCCCTTTTATTTGGAAGAGCTGCACCCGAAACTCCACACGGGTCCTCAGGAACGTGACCCAGCGGCTCTGATACGGACCTCTACCCTCCACTGAACCCAGACGTGTATAAAAGCTGTGCACATGAATGTAACAAACCTCTTTTTTCTTGTAGTTTTCCTCCCAGAGCTGTTTGTCGATGTCCAGGCGCTCCTGTAAGGTTTTCAGCTCCACCTGTCCACACACAGAAGCCAGGATGAGccacagcagtgacagcagggCAGAGGAGTGATGAGGCTCTGCTTCACCTggtgtctcctctcctgctcctctctggcctTTTCCAGCTCTTCCCTGAGAGCTCGTCCAGCCAGCGCGCTATTGTCCTGCAGCTGCCGTCGCAGCTCATCCAGTTCAGACCGCTGCCTGTGGGTCCGACAAGACAGAGATCTTCCGAAAGAGAACTCATTCATACTTTCAGCAGTTCTTCTAAATGTCACCTATTCTCCAGATGATCTTAAAGGAGCCACATGTTATGGATGATCGAGCAAACCCAACAAAGAATCCcacaggtgacctttgacctcacctTGATGCAAGCTGGGCCAgattctccttctcctctgccaGCTCCTTGTAGAGTctactcctctgctgctgcagggagacctcttcctcctggagctgcttctcATATCTAGAAAACATGGAAGCAATAAATACTAAGACAAACCTTGACGGGCCAGGACCTACAGCCAAAGATTAAATCTACGAGGTCGTTCCGGAAAAGCACAACCTTTCTTGGTGCAAAACGTCGTGAAAGTTAATTCAGACATCAAATTTAGGGGGGTTATCTTCCCCTTCTGATCTTTACCAGTCAGTGTGGAACAACAGCACTGACAGACAAGACTGAGCAGAGTGGAGTATAGCGCCAGCTTGTTAGCTTGCCTCTGTTTGGCTAGCTCATGCTCCCTCTGgcgcagctcctccttctccttctccagctgctgccggAGGTCCTCACGCTGCTGGACGTAGCGCTGGGCGGCGCGCTCgtctgcctgctgcagctcgGTCTCATGCAGCATCCGAAGGTTCTTCAGGTCCTGTTTGTGCTTTGAAATCAGCTTCTGGATCTCTGGTTCCAGACCTGAGACGGCGAGACCAAGAAACAGTAAAGCTGGTGTTCAGACTCACACAAAAGCCCCGGAAGTGCACGTTCATTCACCTTTCACTGTCATTTCTTTAATCTTCCTAGTTTTGTCGTCCATCCATTTCTCCTTGCGGATCTTCTCCGTGGCGCTCATCAGTTCCTTAAGTTTTTTGATTTCCTGCAGTAGGAGAGAAGTTAGTGGTGGGTAAACGGCTGTAATTTGTGCCATGGTGACGTGAATCTGAGGAGCGGTGAATGATGCCACACAGATTAGACAAAGATGAGTAGCTTATGTAGTTAGATGAATTTAGGCTTTAGATCTGGGACTTAAAAAGTTGCAGGACTCACATGCAGACAGACTGTCCAACAGAAGACGTGAGGgacagaaaaatggaaagaagcaACAATGTCCGAATGAGAATGAGATGCATGATCGTGTCGAAGAAGATGAGGTTACGCAAGAAAAGTTACCTCACACAAGGGACCCAGAATTTGCCACACCTGCaagccaagaaaaaaaaaaaaaaaaggggcaaacgaggacagagaagaagagaagtgacaacacaaacagaagcaAGTTAAACGGGAGCAGCGCTTTGATGGACAAGAGGACAGCTGCGTTAGAGACGGAGCAGGAGAAGCCTCAAACCCTCCCAGGAGCGATCACAGCTGCTCACCATTTCATGCTGCTCCTGCATTTGCGTCATTTTCTTGGTGTATTTCTGGTCCACCTGCTTCAGTTCTCCCACCACACCTTCACAGCGCTCATTCAGAGCCTTTTTGTCATGGATGAGCTGCACAGACAGGACACAAGTCTCAGACGGGACGGAAGACCGAAGCGGCTCAGATCTGCCCGTGTCTTCCTACCTGATCGATGAATGTGAGCTGCCTCTGAATGGTGCTCTCATATTGTTCTTTCTGCAGCTGGAacttcctgctcagctccttctctttctccttctcgtGTTTCAATGTCAGCTCCTTCTGTTGGgcctgagggggaaaaagaagcGCCGTCACCTACAGCGGCGAGCAGGACCGAACACCTCCACGCAAGTCTCTTCTCCCACCAGTGCGGTCTGTAGCATGCTGATGGCTCGCCTCTTATCTTCCAGCTCCAGCTTTAGTCTCATCATGGAGTTGCTGACCTCAGCGGCGGTCGCGGATGCAGGTTCACTGCAAGGCAACTCCTCTTCTGACAGCtaggaaaatgaaatgtaaaataagtctctgtgtgtgttatatCAGCAGGATGATAACGTCACCACGAACCGCTCTGTGGGACCCTAGCGTGACAGAGCGTGGCCTCTCCTGCTCAGACTTCTCCATCTCATCCAGGAAGCTCATGATGCTCTGCAATTTGGCATCAGAGAGCAGTGCGCCCCCATCTGGCAGTGCAGGGTGGTGACTCAGCTGACCGTGATGCTCCACGTTGTCGGTGGTCAAAGAGGTGGCGTCTCCATCCTTGAATGACACAACGTAGCTAAGGTTTTTAGTCTGCttgaaataaatatttgtttgtttaactTTGCGAGTATAAATCTAAATATGAAATCAGGATGTAACATGACGGACGGGAAAGTCTCACCTCATCTATCCAGGCGTATTTCTCTTTGCGGTAACACTTTGGAGCTGACAGCCTCTGGGGCTCCTcttccagcagcttcagggTGTCTAACAGTTCGTTGAGGGTGGTCTTCGACTGAGGCCTGCTGGTCGACAGCCCCTGCCGCTGGTCCTCAACACTCACTGACCTCTGGAGAATCTCCTGAATCACCAAAGCAACACAAATGCACCTGCACTGAGCACTCTGACGTTTTGCCCAGGCAGAAGGGACCAGTGATGATAATCTCTTacctgggaacactgggaacctCTGCAGTTGGACGAAGCAGGAGAAACCGCTCTGAAACCAGGgaagtcccctccctcctccactaTGTTGAGGTTGAAGTCTGAAAACATTTCTTAGTTTCAGCAGGCAAGCGAAGAGCCTAATTATATGTCAAAAGTGCCGCTTTGGCCTGGAAAAGAAGACCTTGCTTTTCACATTACAACAGAATTAGGGATTAAACTTGCTGACCGGTATTTTTAGCTTTCACATCTGTGGGAGACAGCAGGCTATTGTGGCTGGATGACCCAGCGCTTTTCCTGGGCAGTTTCTTACGCCCAACAATGCTCTTCTGTCTCACGCTTTCCACCTCCGCCTCAGCTACAGGCTGGCCTTCAGAACACCGCTGAA
Coding sequences:
- the cep131 gene encoding centrosomal protein of 131 kDa isoform X1; protein product: MHTARSPSSIPTGVPGDALDLILSGSQLSIAKRPSSASPGKYFSRSVSVSVASESRGKRNTLTDAGFGGSRSIKNLRRSNSTTQVSQQTIIGLSEDQNEDSLPLYDSSSDGNKKVSSLGKMSPDRTTWNILDDQPRVFSLHSSSHSTGSMDSPTSLTKREPTITLAASFTANNRSNKGAVGNSVTTILHNNYSEKPLTPKSSNQRPSFNNILKATVNDEASLESGSLTKSQKNFSSVSSPSNNRSPVTTQRRSPVATRRREATEEEAERFIQQVNQAAVTIQRWYRRHSQRQHVNQTVLKRILASKKKEWEEKSIQESHLEHPKKKAENRKRIHEGKARPTHLTGFQELQHRRVQPVAEVGQGGSAGGHRKPLRTSCTSRSPSSLSNNGPMSPTDLKTKNLDSNLNVVADFGELSFRAVSPVSPNNRSAQSSQDQDRAHVDVCLEQQPHRDGSRKPLRKEKTRPARLTTTQEVQVNQIQRCSEGQPVAEAEVESVRQKSIVGRKKLPRKSAGSSSHNSLLSPTDVKAKNTDFNLNIVEEGGDFPGFRAVSPASSNCRGSQCSQEILQRSVSVEDQRQGLSTSRPQSKTTLNELLDTLKLLEEEPQRLSAPKCYRKEKYAWIDEDGDATSLTTDNVEHHGQLSHHPALPDGGALLSDAKLQSIMSFLDEMEKSEQERPRSVTLGSHRALSEEELPCSEPASATAAEVSNSMMRLKLELEDKRRAISMLQTALAQQKELTLKHEKEKEKELSRKFQLQKEQYESTIQRQLTFIDQLIHDKKALNERCEGVVGELKQVDQKYTKKMTQMQEQHEMVWQILGPLCEEIKKLKELMSATEKIRKEKWMDDKTRKIKEMTVKGLEPEIQKLISKHKQDLKNLRMLHETELQQADERAAQRYVQQREDLRQQLEKEKEELRQREHELAKQRYEKQLQEEEVSLQQQRSRLYKELAEEKENLAQLASRQRSELDELRRQLQDNSALAGRALREELEKAREEQERRHQVELKTLQERLDIDKQLWEENYKKKEEVWLLTRERELKEDLRRQRDKEIELAIFTLEEETSKDKAECERAADNRVKRVRDKYAAELRELEESERAAVEKQQELRRQQVEMEAELIRLQAVLRQKEEETKDTTQERDKLLEERRSLAEVVRQEFADQLVRTDEENRRMKVEVSEVRARLRLEVERITKEKEEELAEVHQRVKVAILKKEEVVSNLRRQHEAALKRAEHLEALWEEQRKQLLQKGLTGI
- the cep131 gene encoding centrosomal protein of 131 kDa isoform X2, with translation MHTARSPSSIPTGVPGDALDLILSGSQLSIAKRPSSASPGKYFSRSVSVSVASESRGKRNTLTDAGFGGSRSIKNLRRSNSTTQVSQQTIIGLSEDQNEDSLPLYDSSSDGNKKVSSLGKMSPDRTTWNILDDQPRVFSLHSSSHSTGSMDSPTSLTKREPTITLAASFTANNRSNKGAVGNSVTTILHNNYSEKPLTPKSSNQRPSFNNILKATVNDEASLESGSLTKSQKNFSSVSSPSNNRSPVTTQRRSPVATRRREATEEEAERFIQQVNQAAVTIQRWYRRHSQRQHVNQTVLKRILASKKKEWEEKSIQESHLEHPKKKAENRKRIHEGKARPTHLTGFQELQHRRVQPVAEVGQGGSAGGHRKPLRTSCTSRSPSSLSNNGPMSPTDLKTKNLDSNLNVVADFGELSFRAVSPVSPNNRSAQSSQDQDRAHVDVCLEQQPHRDGSRKPLRKEKTRPARLTTTQEVQVNQIQRCSEGQPVAEAEVESVRQKSIVGRKKLPRKSAGSSSHNSLLSPTDVKAKNTDFNLNIVEEGGDFPGFRAVSPASSNCRGSQCSQEILQRSVSVEDQRQGLSTSRPQSKTTLNELLDTLKLLEEEPQRLSAPKCYRKEKYAWIDEDGDATSLTTDNVEHHGQLSHHPALPDGGALLSDAKLQSIMSFLDEMEKSEQERPRSVTLGSHRALSEEELPCSEPASATAAEVSNSMMRLKLELEDKRRAISMLQTALAQQKELTLKHEKEKEKELSRKFQLQKEQYESTIQRQLTFIDQLIHDKKALNERCEGVVGELKQVDQKYTKKMTQMQEQHEMEIKKLKELMSATEKIRKEKWMDDKTRKIKEMTVKGLEPEIQKLISKHKQDLKNLRMLHETELQQADERAAQRYVQQREDLRQQLEKEKEELRQREHELAKQRYEKQLQEEEVSLQQQRSRLYKELAEEKENLAQLASRQRSELDELRRQLQDNSALAGRALREELEKAREEQERRHQVELKTLQERLDIDKQLWEENYKKKEEVWLLTRERELKEDLRRQRDKEIELAIFTLEEETSKDKAECERAADNRVKRVRDKYAAELRELEESERAAVEKQQELRRQQVEMEAELIRLQAVLRQKEEETKDTTQERDKLLEERRSLAEVVRQEFADQLVRTDEENRRMKVEVSEVRARLRLEVERITKEKEEELAEVHQRVKVAILKKEEVVSNLRRQHEAALKRAEHLEALWEEQRKQLLQKGLTGI